From one Suricata suricatta isolate VVHF042 chromosome 8, meerkat_22Aug2017_6uvM2_HiC, whole genome shotgun sequence genomic stretch:
- the LOC115299705 gene encoding akirin-1-like isoform X2 gives MACGATLKRLMEFEAALPSPGSLKRRRCALLPGPTPGLRPPDAEPPPLLRSQTPSPTLQQPAPPGGERRLPTPEQIVQNIKQEYSRYQRWRQLEVVLNQSEACTSESQPHSTALTAPSSPEQYESFVKFTHDQILR, from the exons ATGGCGTGCGGGGCGACTTTGAAGCGGCTCATGGAGTTCGAGGCGGCGCTGCCGAGCCCTGGTTCCCTGAAGCGGAGGCGCTGCGCCCTTCTGCCCGGCCCCACTCCGGGCCTCAGGCCCCCGGACGCCGAGCCGCCGCCGCTGCTCCGGTCGCAGACCCCATCGCCGACTCTGCAGCAGCCCGCCCCGCCCGGCGGCGAGCGGCGCCTTCCCACACCGGAACAAATTGTTCAGAACATAAAACAAGAATATAGTCGTTATCAGAGGTGGAGACAATTAGAAGTTGTTCTTAATCAGAGTGAAGCTTGTACTTCGGAAAGTCAGCCTCATTCTACAGCACTCACAGCACCTAGTTCTCCAG AACAATATGAATCTTTTGTGAAATTTACACATGATCAGATTCTGCGATGA
- the LOC115299705 gene encoding akirin-1-like isoform X1: protein MACGATLKRLMEFEAALPSPGSLKRRRCALLPGPTPGLRPPDAEPPPLLRSQTPSPTLQQPAPPGGERRLPTPEQIVQNIKQEYSRYQRWRQLEVVLNQSEACTSESQPHSTALTAPSSPGTSWMKKDQPTFTLRRVGIICERLLKDDEDKIREEYEQILNIKLAEQYESFVKFTHDQILR, encoded by the coding sequence ATGGCGTGCGGGGCGACTTTGAAGCGGCTCATGGAGTTCGAGGCGGCGCTGCCGAGCCCTGGTTCCCTGAAGCGGAGGCGCTGCGCCCTTCTGCCCGGCCCCACTCCGGGCCTCAGGCCCCCGGACGCCGAGCCGCCGCCGCTGCTCCGGTCGCAGACCCCATCGCCGACTCTGCAGCAGCCCGCCCCGCCCGGCGGCGAGCGGCGCCTTCCCACACCGGAACAAATTGTTCAGAACATAAAACAAGAATATAGTCGTTATCAGAGGTGGAGACAATTAGAAGTTGTTCTTAATCAGAGTGAAGCTTGTACTTCGGAAAGTCAGCCTCATTCTACAGCACTCACAGCACCTAGTTCTCCAGGTACCTCCTGGATGAAGAAGGACCAGCCCACCTTTACCCTCCGACGAGTTGGAATAATATGTGAGCGTCTCTTAAAAGACGATGAAGATAAAATTCGAGAGGAGTATGAGCAAATCCTCAATATCAAACTAGCAGAACAATATGAATCTTTTGTGAAATTTACACATGATCAGATTCTGCGATGA